Below is a genomic region from Bacillus mycoides.
TCCTTAAGTACACCGTCTGTACAACTATTAATCAATGTACTTGCTGGACCGATTTCAATCGTTCCAATGATTTTATCGTTACTTGTATCTATTGCTAATAAAAAGTAACGACTTTCTCCATTACTATCAAAATCATTTTTTAAATATTTCTTTTTCGAGTTAATTTCATTTTCTATGTCATCTAATAGATGTGATAACCCTTCGTTTTTAAATGTATTAGTAATAACAAGACGAAAAAACAAATGTAATTCATCTAAATCATTCGAATTCGGCCTTCTAATTTCAATGTTATACATGGCTTACATCTCCAATTT
It encodes:
- a CDS encoding GNAT family N-acetyltransferase → MYNIEIRRPNSNDLDELHLFFRLVITNTFKNEGLSHLLDDIENEINSKKKYLKNDFDSNGESRYFLLAIDTSNDKIIGTIEIGPASTLINSCTDGVLKDLYEIGTVFILPEYQRKGIGSLLLNTMYLTLLSRGITECCLDSGYKKAQSIWTKKFGKPSYVLKDYWGESNDHMIWKKSLHDIPIIFEL